The nucleotide window AGAGGCTGGAGGAGAGAAATTCTGTGTAAACTGTGGAGAAAGTGGTGAAGGACTTGAAGAGGTGCAGGAGTGGGTGAGGAGCCTCTTTATGCAGGGGGTGGCAGCAGGTGGgagctgtgagagctgtgagCTCTtacctgagctctgcaggggctCCACAGGCTGTGAGGAAGCTCAGGaatcagcagggagaggctggctGGTGGAGCTGGCTGtcctgggagatgctgcagccctgccttggATGAGCCATCAcctgagcagcagggtgggcaggccctggcacaggctggccaGAGAagtgtggatgccccatcccttgGAAACATTCacagccaggttggatgggacttggaaCAACATGGAATCCCTGCTCATGGTGCAagggctggaatgagatggtctttaaggtaccttccaacccaaatgattCCAGCGTTCTGTGATtcccaggattctgtgattcccagGATTCTTGATTTCCCTGTATCAAAACCACATCAACACCTGCAACTCCcctgcagagctgtccccaCATGAGAGCTCCTGTGCTCCACATCCAGGTCCTGAGCAGGGCcacacacagccagggatgAGTCCTGTGGGGCCTGACCTGCTCACCTCTTCCCAAAATAATCTTCCTTTGCCAAGCCTCCAAGGACAGGCCTGAGTCACCTCCACAGACCTCAAGGCAtgcagggcagcctggcccagggaaTTCTGCAGCTCATTTGTGCACTGGGCAAGGCAGTCAGCAAAGGGTTAAAGTCTCCCGGCCTCTCCCTTCACAAGCAACAATTTTTGAGAAACGTTGGCTCTTCATAAGGAGCCTTTAGGGATAGACAGCCACAAACTCCCTCCAACCCcctcagaggagaaaggagaggtAACATCCCCCAGCCCTCACTGAGGATGGGGCTGGATCCAGCATGGAAGAAGACACCCAGACCAGCTCTtccttctcctgtgtttgccaAAGCAGTGTCTGGGATGCAGGGGTGCAGTGCTGTGCCTTGCAGTGAGCGAGCCTGTGCCAGCCTCATGTGTGCCCCTGACACATCCCTCACGTCctgagcagtgccagtgccacagctgAGGCACCCGGGATAACCCCTGTGGGTTATTTAGGGAGCCTGGCTCTGCGTGGATGACCCTGGGGGTGGATGTGCAGCTGCAGATCCCGGCGTGCCCGCCcggcagccctgcagcaggctCAGCCCGTGCCTGGGGCCGGGCTCACGGCCCCTGcagccgggttcctgctctctctgagtgaccatCCCATCCCGGAGCTGCCGTGCCGCTCTGGAGCCCGGCCTGTTCCCAGGGATCGTTACCAGGAGCTCCTCGTGTGTTTGGTTGCAAacagagcagcagtgggagccaggcGCTCGTGTTTGTGTGCCTGCGGTTGCTCAGGCAACTCGGggccagccaggagctgccaaAACCCTCGGTGGCCAGGGCCAACCCCCGGCACAGCTGCCCGGGGCGGCCGAGCCCCCTCTGTCCGGCCgggggagcagccagaggggtCGGGCCCACGAACAAACCAGAGCGGAGCTCAGTGCGGACGGGGTTTATTGCAGAGCCGGGTTACAGCGCGGGCCTGCAGCATCCTTTGGTTTGGGCTTCACGAAGGGAGCGGGAGGCCACGGGGGTTCAGGTCGGAGACCTTTGCCGCTGTCCAGGCGACACCGAACAGTCGCGGGTGCATCCCGGGGCTGGGCCGGGAGCGGCTCCGGGACGAGCGGCACCGCCGGGCCTGAGGCTCGAGAACCGGGGAGCGGCTGGGCCAGGCAGCCccgaggggagggaaggaggcgGCTGTGGTGGAGCTGCTGCGGGTTAAGGCAGGGCCCCGGAGGGCAGCACAGCGGCGGTGCCCGGTGGGACACGGAGGGTGCCCCGAGAGCCGGGGCTGAGGTAGGGAAGGTGTGGGTGCCGGCGGGCAGGGGAGCCCTGAGGAGCAGCGCTGTTAGTGCGGTGTGGGGCTGCGGTGACAGCACGGGGGACACGGAGGGGCGGGGGGATCGCAGCACGGGGGGGACGGACACAGCGCtggggcagagctctgggcccGGCGATTTCCCCGATCCCCCCAGCGCCGGGGGCCGATCccgccagcccgggccggcCCCAGCGCAGCCTCCCGGGCCCGGCTCACGGGCACGTCCCGGGGCTGTGACCGAGCCCCCGGGCCGGTCGCGCCACGGGCACCCGTCCCTACTTTTTGACTTTGGCGTCGTAGGTGCCCGCGTTCTTGTAGGCACTGACGTAGCCGCTGGTGTCCACGATGTTCTCCCGGCCACTCTTGCCCTTGCCCTTGCCGCTCTCGTCGAAGCGCTCCTTGTGGGAGCCCGTGTACTTGGAGGTGTCCGTCAGCCtctccacagctcccactgtcTTGGCTTTCTGCAGTGGGACATGGGAGACAAGAAGATGCTCCATCCCCTTCCCACACAAGTCCCATCCCTTGCCCCACACAAGGTCCTGACACCCACCaaagaccctgctgtgcccctgtgccctaTGAGACCCTCAGGTCCCCCTCACCTGGGGCCATGGGGTCTCCTAGAAAGCATCTGCACAGGGGGCAGAGCCCCAtcctcccctcctgctcccacagcccaggggctcctcaCTCACCGTGACACCCACGTTAatgggctccttccctgccaccAGCTGGCAGATGGCTTCATAGGCCTCCTCTTTGCTCTTGTCCTTAAACCTCTTGGGGGCCAGCTCCTCCAGCGCCTTCTTGAACTCCTCGTAGTTGATGACACGGGCTGTCTTCCCTCTGCAAGAGCAAAACTCAGgctgccaccagcacatctTTGCCTCCAAATGGGATGAGCTGCATCAGAGAGACCCTGACTTTGTTCTACCCTCACCCACTTCTGAAATTCAGCTACAGCCAAataggctgggctgggcacagctggtgctgagctccaggagccttccAGACAAATGCTGCTGAAGTCCCTGTTACCAAACACCAGTGTGCATGGAAGTGCTCTAGGACTTGGTGCTGGTGTGAAGAAGGGGAGTGCATCCATCCCCACTTCTCCCAGCTGCCTGGGTTGCCCACCACACTCTCTCCTCTGGCAGGCATCAATCCTCCAGTCAAATTTGGAAGGACATGTACAGAGCATCtctcccaggagctcctggtTCTCATCTCTAGGGCAGCACGGCAACCTGCtctcctgcaccccaaaacctcccagtGCTCAGCTCCATGTGACCCAACTGAGGAACATGGGAATTCCTGGACAGAGCACATGGAGGAAGCAGGTTCTCCACCTGTTCCCACACCCTGGTGTGGAGCGTGAAGCATCATTGTGTCCCCAGGGACCCTAAAAGCAGTTCCAGGAgcctttcagcccttcaagctGCCCCTATTACTCCCATGGACCAGGATCCTCCCCAAGCTTGGGTGTTGGCTGGCCAGGCCCAGGGAAGGGCCACAGCACATGGGACAACCCTGAGCaccttcctctgctccctgtggcacCTCTTGAGAGATGGGAACCTGGCAGAGCCAACCAGGCCCACCCCAACTCTTggagtgggagcagggacacaatCTCTGCACCAAATCTGAGCCTCCCACCTCCAAATTTGGGTTGATTTATCATTAGGTCTTGCAGAAGCAGCCACATGTCCCCCCTGAAGGTGGGACACTGCAGGacagctcccacagctctgtgACAAGTGGAATGGACAGCCTGGGCACACAGCAgggggagcagagctctgtggggACCCCACACCCAGACACCCACGCCCTGCCCATCCTGCAGAGGCATCCAAGTCACTTACTTCACCTTGGAGAAGACAATGTCCACGTCGGTGCTGGTGACGCTTTTGCCGTCGGTGACTTTGCAGTCCTTGCACAGCTTGGCCCAGTTCTTGCCATTCATCTCCTGCCCCGTGGCCTTGGTGTCGCCGTAGATGGCGAATTTGCGGAAGCTCTCCTCCAGGGATGCCACCTCAGCATTCCCGGCCATGGGGCTGCAGGATGGGCCCGGCACcacccaggctcctgctggcgGCACGGCAGAGCTCAGCCGGCTGCTCGAGGCCCTCGAGGGCAgcagcgggaggaggaggaggaggaggaaggctggCGAGGATGGAGGCTCCGCAGCAGGATCGGGGTGTTGGCAGCACCTGCGGGCGTGGGGTGAGGGCTGACAGCAGGCTCGGATGAGCCCCGAGGCCGAAAGCCAAGAACGCGTCTTGGGGAATGGAGGCTGCTGGTCGAGAGCTGTCAGCAGCGAGGCTGCCGGCTCCGGGGCTGGCGGGGAGTGAGTGCATCAGCCTGTCCCTCGGGAGTACTCTCCGGGAATGACGCAATGCGTCCGCCTTCATCCCGCTCGCTCTCACATCGCACAGCGGCCCCGCCGCCTGCCTTCAGCCCCACCTCTCCCCTGCCTCCATCCCCCTGTGCGGAGCTGCAGCACCCCAGCCTGTGactgcccccagggctgggccaaGCGTGATGCCCTGCAGGGTGACAAGCAGCAAACAAGTCTCTGTACCCCGTGGCGGCACTGTTGCTGCTGTCCCGTCCCCGCTCGCCATCGCCTCGCCAGCCTCGCCCTGGCGGCTCAGCATCCCTCACCCACAGCATCTCGGCCGGGACTGGGCACGGCCGAACTCCGGGGagctccagcacccaggggCTTCTCCGGCACCCCGAGGCGCAGAGCGGGTACCTCGCCCGGTGGGTGTCCGGGCAAGAGAGGCTGGCGTGGGGCCCCGGAGCCTCGGCGAAGGCCGGGGAGTGGTCCCTAAGACCGTCGCTAGGGAGGATGGGCGTTGCCCGGCGACCGTCGCTAAGgaggcgcggcggggcggggatGCCGCCGGTCCCCTCCCGGCCCCGTCCTCCCGCGggctcccgcagccccgggcccgCACGGCCCCGCAGCGGCAGCCGGGGCTCTCCCGCCCGGCTCGGAGGTCTCTGCCCGCGGCCGCGGGGTGCCGGGGCAGCGACGGCCCCGCTCGCCCTCCTCCCGGgtttcctccctctctctctccctccccgtGCAGCGGCCCCGGGACGGGCACCCGAGGGGCGGCGGGTGCGGGGGTCCCGGCCGCTCGGTCTCTCACCTCCCGGTCACTCGCTCCCCTCCCGGCGCCGCGCTCTgaggcgggcgggggcggccccgccgcctgTTTAAGGCGCCGCCATGGGGacgggaggggccgggccgcccccgcccgcctcCCCCGGGCCGCGGCACGGCGGGAGCGCCCTCGGGGCGGGGAGAGGAGCCCGGGCAGCGGACCCGGGACCACCTCTGGGACCCTCCACGAGCCCATGAAGCCTCTCTGCTTCCCCACGAGACCCTTCCAGCACCTGGCAGGTCTTTCCTACACCCCACAAGGTCTCTCCATCACCTTACAAATCCCC belongs to Agelaius phoeniceus isolate bAgePho1 chromosome 12, bAgePho1.hap1, whole genome shotgun sequence and includes:
- the TPPP3 gene encoding tubulin polymerization-promoting protein family member 3 encodes the protein MAGNAEVASLEESFRKFAIYGDTKATGQEMNGKNWAKLCKDCKVTDGKSVTSTDVDIVFSKVKGKTARVINYEEFKKALEELAPKRFKDKSKEEAYEAICQLVAGKEPINVGVTKAKTVGAVERLTDTSKYTGSHKERFDESGKGKGKSGRENIVDTSGYVSAYKNAGTYDAKVKK